In one window of Streptomyces sp. FXJ1.172 DNA:
- a CDS encoding aldehyde dehydrogenase family protein, with product MTSTHAFWLAGRQVTGEDTFDVTSPWDGRLVGKVGVPTDAQVEEAVAAAHAVRDEFAATPAHVRAAALDHVSRRLAERTEEIAQLISAENGKPIKWARGEVGRAVSVFRFAAEEARRFNGGEAQRLDTDAGGQGRLALTRRFPKGVVLGIAPFNFPLNLCAHKIAPAIAAGAPIILKPAPATPLSGLIIGDLLAETEGLPAGSWSILPVANDKMPALVQDERLPVISFTGSEKVGYAIMDSVPRKHCTLELGGNGAAVVLGDYASDADLDWAATRIATFSNYQGGQSCISVQRVIADASVYDRLLPRIVAAVEAQNTGDPSDATTDVGPLVSEDAAKRVESWVTEAVEAGATLVTGGKRDGASYAPTVLTDLPAGTTLACEEVFGPVLSVQKVDGEAEAFAAVNDSKYGLQAGVFTHDLQVAFRAHRALEVGGVVIGDVPSYRADQMPYGGAKQSGVGREGVRFAMEDYTYERVLVLTGLAL from the coding sequence ATGACTTCCACCCACGCCTTCTGGCTCGCCGGCCGCCAGGTCACCGGCGAGGACACCTTCGACGTCACCTCGCCGTGGGACGGCCGGCTCGTGGGCAAGGTCGGCGTGCCGACCGACGCCCAGGTCGAGGAGGCCGTGGCCGCGGCCCACGCGGTGCGGGACGAGTTCGCCGCCACCCCGGCGCACGTGCGCGCCGCCGCCCTCGACCACGTCAGCAGGCGGCTGGCCGAGCGCACCGAGGAGATCGCCCAGCTGATCTCGGCAGAGAACGGCAAGCCGATCAAGTGGGCCCGAGGGGAAGTCGGCCGTGCCGTCTCCGTGTTCCGGTTCGCCGCCGAGGAGGCCCGCCGGTTCAACGGCGGCGAGGCCCAGCGGCTCGACACCGACGCCGGTGGCCAGGGTCGCCTCGCGCTGACCCGCCGCTTCCCGAAGGGCGTCGTGCTCGGCATCGCGCCGTTCAACTTCCCGCTGAACCTGTGCGCCCACAAGATCGCCCCGGCGATCGCGGCCGGCGCCCCGATCATCCTCAAGCCGGCCCCGGCGACCCCGCTCTCCGGCCTGATCATCGGCGACCTCCTCGCCGAGACCGAGGGCCTGCCCGCCGGTTCGTGGTCGATCCTCCCGGTCGCCAACGACAAGATGCCCGCCCTCGTCCAGGACGAGCGTCTGCCGGTCATCTCCTTCACCGGTTCCGAGAAGGTCGGCTACGCGATCATGGACTCGGTGCCGCGCAAGCACTGCACGCTGGAGCTGGGCGGCAACGGCGCGGCCGTCGTCCTCGGCGACTACGCCTCCGACGCCGACCTGGACTGGGCCGCGACCCGCATCGCGACCTTCTCCAACTACCAGGGCGGCCAGTCCTGCATCTCCGTGCAGCGCGTGATCGCCGACGCGTCGGTGTACGACCGGCTGCTGCCGCGCATCGTCGCCGCCGTCGAGGCCCAGAACACCGGTGACCCGAGCGACGCCACGACCGACGTGGGCCCGCTGGTCAGCGAGGACGCGGCCAAGCGCGTCGAGTCGTGGGTGACGGAGGCGGTCGAGGCCGGCGCCACCCTCGTCACCGGCGGCAAGCGCGACGGCGCCTCCTACGCGCCGACCGTCCTCACCGACCTCCCGGCCGGCACCACCCTCGCCTGCGAGGAGGTCTTCGGACCGGTCCTCAGCGTGCAGAAGGTGGACGGCGAGGCCGAGGCGTTCGCCGCGGTCAACGACTCCAAGTACGGCCTCCAGGCAGGTGTGTTCACGCACGACCTGCAGGTCGCCTTCCGCGCCCACCGGGCCCTCGAGGTCGGTGGCGTGGTGATCGGCGACGTCCCGTCCTACCGCGCCGACCAGATGCCGTACGGCGGCGCCAAGCAGTCCGGCGTGGGCCGCGAGGGTGTGCGGTTCGCGATGGAGGACTACACCTACGAGCGCGTACTGGTCCTCACCGGTCTCGCGCTCTGA
- a CDS encoding PucR family transcriptional regulator yields the protein MPPTLASLVHHSALKLTVRAGEDRLDVPVRWAHVSELADPVPYMEGGELLLITALKLDAEDPQVMRRYVKRLAGAGVVGLGFAVGVNYEEIPEALVDAARQEGLPLLEVPRRTPFLAISKAVSAAIAADQYRAVTAGFAAQRELTRQALSAGPEGLLGALAAQVDGWAALYDASGAVVAAAPEWAGRRAARLTAEVERLRERPAPASAVVGGPDHEDRVEMHSLGTGRRPRAALAVGTAAALGTAERYAVHSAIALLTLTTERSRSLHAAEQRVGAAVLRMLLAGEPDHARAVAGDLYGGLLDAPFRMIVAESVSGAAAQAHADTHGRVATSVTQGAALVAGAGGDPLGGLAESVEAAAARAGEAVLVVPEGERLVVLAVDGGAAVAACTQFAAALEAARAVPEQAAGGDEEELVVGLSAPAGPIAAAAAYKQAEQALSVARRRGRVLVEHEQLAAGSVLPLLADDAVKAFADGLLRALHEHDATGRGDLVASLRAWLSRHGQWDAAAADLGVHRHTLRYRMRRVEEILGRSLDDPDVRMELWLALKATSAE from the coding sequence ATGCCCCCCACCCTCGCCTCGCTCGTCCACCACTCCGCGCTCAAGCTGACCGTGCGCGCGGGCGAGGACCGTCTCGACGTGCCCGTCCGCTGGGCGCACGTCAGCGAGCTGGCCGACCCCGTGCCGTACATGGAGGGCGGCGAGCTGCTGCTGATCACCGCGCTCAAGCTGGACGCGGAGGATCCGCAGGTCATGCGGCGGTATGTGAAGCGGCTGGCCGGGGCCGGTGTCGTGGGGCTCGGGTTCGCCGTCGGGGTCAACTACGAGGAGATTCCCGAGGCGCTCGTCGACGCCGCGCGGCAGGAGGGGCTGCCGCTGCTCGAGGTGCCCCGCCGCACCCCCTTCCTCGCCATCAGCAAGGCCGTCTCGGCCGCCATCGCCGCCGACCAGTACCGGGCCGTCACGGCAGGCTTCGCCGCACAGCGCGAACTGACCAGGCAGGCCCTCAGCGCCGGACCCGAGGGGCTGCTCGGCGCGCTCGCCGCGCAGGTCGACGGGTGGGCCGCGCTCTACGACGCCTCGGGTGCCGTCGTCGCCGCCGCGCCGGAGTGGGCCGGGCGGCGGGCCGCGCGGCTCACCGCGGAGGTGGAGCGGCTGCGGGAGCGGCCCGCTCCCGCGTCCGCCGTCGTCGGCGGGCCCGATCACGAGGACCGGGTGGAGATGCACTCCCTCGGTACCGGGCGGCGGCCGCGCGCCGCGCTCGCCGTGGGGACGGCCGCCGCCCTCGGCACCGCCGAGCGCTACGCCGTGCACTCCGCCATCGCCCTGCTCACCCTCACCACCGAACGCTCCCGCTCGCTGCACGCCGCCGAGCAGCGCGTCGGCGCGGCGGTGCTGCGCATGCTGCTCGCCGGTGAGCCCGACCACGCCCGCGCCGTCGCCGGGGACCTGTACGGCGGGCTGCTGGACGCGCCGTTCCGGATGATCGTCGCCGAGTCCGTGTCCGGAGCCGCCGCCCAGGCGCACGCGGATACCCACGGCCGCGTCGCCACGTCGGTGACCCAGGGCGCCGCCCTCGTCGCCGGCGCCGGTGGTGATCCGCTGGGCGGGCTCGCGGAGAGCGTGGAGGCCGCCGCCGCGCGTGCCGGGGAAGCCGTGCTGGTCGTGCCCGAGGGGGAGCGGCTGGTGGTGCTGGCCGTCGACGGGGGCGCGGCCGTGGCGGCCTGCACACAGTTCGCGGCGGCGCTGGAGGCGGCGCGGGCGGTGCCTGAGCAGGCGGCCGGGGGGGATGAGGAGGAACTGGTCGTCGGGCTGTCCGCGCCCGCCGGGCCGATCGCCGCCGCGGCCGCCTACAAGCAGGCCGAGCAGGCGCTGTCCGTGGCCCGGCGGCGCGGGCGGGTGCTGGTGGAGCACGAGCAGCTGGCCGCGGGGTCCGTGCTGCCGTTGCTCGCCGACGACGCGGTGAAGGCGTTCGCCGACGGCTTGCTGCGCGCGCTGCACGAGCACGACGCCACCGGGCGGGGGGACCTGGTCGCCTCGCTGCGGGCCTGGCTGTCCCGGCACGGCCAGTGGGACGCGGCGGCCGCGGACCTGGGGGTGCACCGGCACACGCTGCGGTACCGGATGCGGCGGGTCGAGGAGATCCTGGGCCGGTCGCTGGACGATCCCGACGTCCGGATGGAGCTGTGGCTCGCCCTGAAGGCGACCTCCGCAGAGTAG
- a CDS encoding ATP/GTP-binding protein, protein MPAMPPGVPPKPDGSAFLTWLRTPRPEATPGVWRFGYRPRQQESAGRVSDRALLAGAVGALLAALLVWSLWTNNLVPHKRILLELVTPSDWWSSLDPPRAALTASAVYDSLFATLVLYYFARVGNWKEVIQRYVTDRPQPSRALRAAVLGGLSAWLVVWHGLLSYYKLAVSVTPADWLFVPGDPEGTLSRLKILKVVLTLLVLWPFAMWGDWLGLLRGVQRARTSDGNREAMAAATGTDWPELHAHGQNALVERLADEGRSGRMNDVDCARIRRAWKSVVADPARLDAFSSAVLREGARACLHPSGQRDLPVRTARHDLLTSQVRIGRYADVERTPPAHRAAGAAVDPATLGTSLLAVGPSGSGKTDRLVRPVAESLALQALAGQAALVMVCAAGTPMGPDQAYDIVIKPGDRTSEHDLDLYGGTDDPDEAAALLADVLAGDWAEVDLRRAATVLAQLLGPFRAAHGRFPSVPELRELLDGEPSALDRLKDMLDPHTHSPLHRELDARVRQAGVPGDPGIMLADRLGCLDRPVFTGFFDTSTDARPFTLRSLDHPLRVRIDLPERAHPEAAQLLARLLLAQFAASMATRPDRSLFACLVLDDATHAITAGSVRALRRLRESHAGVVLSLRALGDVPEHLRQPLIAAVGCHAAFPGITTWEGALFAQAWGTEWVETKEVAKHTVYANQPLTRLIHAVRKLGTGKPVTTDAVTVRQVERERWSASELAHGVPAGHAVLSLTSVRGEHAPPLLVDLRG, encoded by the coding sequence ATGCCGGCGATGCCGCCCGGTGTCCCGCCGAAACCGGACGGCTCCGCCTTCCTGACCTGGCTGCGCACCCCTCGCCCGGAAGCCACCCCCGGCGTCTGGCGCTTCGGCTACCGGCCCCGGCAGCAGGAATCCGCCGGCCGGGTCTCGGACCGGGCGCTGCTGGCAGGAGCCGTGGGCGCCCTGCTCGCGGCCCTGCTCGTGTGGTCGCTGTGGACCAACAACCTGGTGCCCCACAAGAGGATCCTGCTGGAGCTGGTCACGCCGTCCGACTGGTGGAGCAGCCTCGACCCGCCCCGGGCGGCGCTCACCGCGAGCGCCGTCTACGACAGCCTCTTCGCGACCCTCGTCCTCTACTACTTCGCGCGCGTGGGCAACTGGAAAGAGGTGATCCAGCGGTACGTGACCGACCGCCCTCAGCCGTCCCGCGCGCTGCGTGCCGCCGTCCTCGGGGGGCTCAGCGCCTGGCTGGTCGTCTGGCACGGACTGCTGTCGTACTACAAGCTCGCCGTCAGCGTGACACCGGCCGACTGGCTCTTCGTGCCGGGAGACCCCGAGGGCACTCTCAGCCGGCTCAAGATCTTGAAGGTCGTGCTCACGCTGCTGGTCCTGTGGCCGTTCGCCATGTGGGGGGACTGGCTGGGGCTGCTGCGTGGCGTGCAGCGTGCCCGGACGTCGGACGGCAACCGGGAGGCGATGGCGGCGGCCACCGGCACGGACTGGCCCGAACTCCATGCCCATGGTCAGAACGCGCTGGTCGAGCGGCTGGCCGACGAGGGGCGCAGCGGACGTATGAACGACGTCGACTGTGCACGGATCCGTCGCGCCTGGAAGTCCGTGGTCGCCGACCCGGCGCGGCTGGACGCGTTCTCCTCGGCTGTCCTCCGCGAGGGCGCCCGAGCCTGTCTGCACCCCTCCGGACAGCGTGACCTGCCCGTCCGTACGGCCCGTCACGACCTGCTGACCTCACAGGTGCGCATCGGCCGGTACGCGGACGTCGAGCGCACACCGCCCGCCCACCGCGCCGCGGGCGCGGCCGTCGATCCGGCCACGCTGGGCACGTCGCTCCTGGCGGTCGGCCCGTCCGGCTCGGGCAAGACCGACCGCTTGGTGCGACCCGTCGCCGAGTCCCTCGCACTCCAGGCCCTCGCCGGGCAGGCGGCGCTCGTCATGGTGTGCGCCGCCGGTACGCCCATGGGGCCCGATCAGGCCTACGACATCGTGATCAAGCCGGGGGACCGGACATCGGAGCACGACCTCGATCTCTATGGGGGGACGGACGACCCCGACGAAGCGGCCGCACTTCTCGCGGACGTTCTCGCCGGGGACTGGGCCGAGGTCGACCTGCGGCGTGCGGCGACCGTGCTGGCACAGCTGCTGGGACCCTTCCGGGCCGCCCACGGCCGGTTCCCGTCCGTGCCCGAACTGCGGGAACTGCTGGACGGAGAGCCTTCGGCACTGGACCGGCTGAAGGACATGCTCGACCCGCACACGCACTCCCCGCTGCACCGGGAGCTGGACGCGCGGGTACGCCAGGCCGGCGTCCCCGGAGACCCCGGGATAATGCTCGCCGACCGGCTCGGCTGTCTGGACCGTCCGGTCTTCACCGGCTTCTTCGACACCTCCACCGACGCCCGGCCCTTCACCCTGCGCTCCCTCGACCACCCGCTGAGGGTCAGGATCGATCTGCCGGAACGGGCCCATCCGGAAGCCGCTCAACTCCTGGCCCGGCTGCTGCTCGCCCAGTTCGCCGCGAGCATGGCCACGCGCCCCGACCGGTCCCTGTTCGCCTGCCTCGTGCTGGACGACGCGACGCACGCGATCACCGCCGGATCCGTGCGTGCCCTGCGCAGGCTGCGGGAGAGCCACGCCGGTGTGGTCCTGAGCCTGCGGGCCCTCGGTGATGTGCCGGAGCATCTGAGGCAGCCGCTGATCGCGGCCGTCGGGTGCCACGCGGCCTTCCCGGGGATCACCACCTGGGAAGGCGCCCTGTTCGCTCAGGCATGGGGCACGGAGTGGGTGGAGACGAAGGAGGTCGCCAAGCACACGGTGTACGCGAACCAGCCACTGACCCGTCTGATTCATGCGGTGCGGAAGCTCGGGACGGGCAAGCCGGTCACCACGGACGCCGTCACCGTCCGCCAGGTGGAGCGTGAGCGTTGGTCTGCTTCTGAGTTGGCTCATGGGGTGCCGGCGGGGCATGCCGTGTTGTCGTTGACGAGTGTGCGGGGGGAGCACGCGCCGCCGTTGTTGGTGGATCTGCGGGGGTGA
- the gabT gene encoding 4-aminobutyrate--2-oxoglutarate transaminase, producing the protein MTALPQERRVVTAIPGPKSQELQARRTAAVAQGVGSVLPVFVTRADGGVIEDVDGNSLIDFGSGIAVTSVGASAEAVVRRASAQLADFTHTCFMVTPYEGYVAVAEALAELTPGDHAKKSALFNSGAEAVENAVKIARAYTKRQAVVVFDHGYHGRTNLTMALTAKNMPYKHGFGPFAPEVYRVPVAYGYRWPTGAENAGPEAAAQAIDQMSKQVGADNIAAIIIEPVLGEGGFIEPAKGFLPAIRQFAADNGIVFVADEIQSGFCRTGQWFACEDEGIVPDLITTAKGIAGGLPLAAVTGRAEIMDAAHAGGLGGTYGGNPVACAGALGSIETMKELDLNGKAKRIEEIMKGRLTAMAEKFDVIGDVRGRGAMIAIELVKDRTTKEPNAEATAALAKACHAEGLLVLTCGTYGNVLRFLPPLVIGEDLLNEGLDIIEQAFARI; encoded by the coding sequence ATGACCGCACTTCCGCAGGAGCGCCGCGTCGTCACCGCCATCCCCGGACCGAAGTCCCAGGAGCTGCAGGCCCGCCGTACCGCCGCGGTCGCGCAGGGCGTGGGCTCCGTGCTGCCGGTCTTCGTCACCCGCGCCGACGGCGGCGTCATCGAGGACGTCGACGGCAACAGCCTCATCGACTTCGGTTCCGGTATCGCCGTGACCAGCGTCGGCGCCTCCGCCGAGGCCGTCGTGCGGCGCGCCTCCGCCCAGCTCGCCGACTTCACCCACACCTGTTTCATGGTCACCCCGTACGAGGGGTACGTCGCCGTCGCGGAGGCGCTCGCCGAGCTGACCCCCGGTGACCACGCCAAGAAGTCCGCGCTGTTCAACTCCGGCGCCGAGGCCGTCGAGAACGCCGTCAAGATCGCGCGTGCCTACACCAAGCGGCAGGCCGTCGTCGTGTTCGACCACGGGTACCACGGGCGTACCAACCTGACGATGGCGCTCACCGCCAAGAACATGCCGTACAAGCACGGGTTCGGGCCCTTCGCGCCCGAGGTGTACCGCGTGCCGGTCGCCTACGGCTACCGCTGGCCGACCGGGGCCGAGAACGCCGGGCCCGAGGCCGCCGCGCAGGCCATCGACCAGATGTCCAAGCAGGTCGGCGCGGACAACATCGCCGCGATCATCATCGAGCCGGTGCTCGGCGAGGGCGGCTTCATCGAGCCGGCCAAGGGGTTCCTCCCGGCGATCCGGCAGTTCGCCGCCGACAACGGGATCGTCTTCGTCGCCGATGAGATCCAGTCCGGGTTCTGCCGGACGGGCCAGTGGTTCGCCTGTGAGGACGAGGGGATCGTTCCCGACCTCATCACCACCGCCAAGGGCATCGCCGGCGGCCTTCCGCTCGCCGCCGTGACCGGCCGTGCCGAGATCATGGACGCCGCGCACGCCGGTGGCCTCGGTGGTACGTACGGCGGCAACCCCGTCGCCTGCGCGGGTGCCCTCGGCTCCATCGAGACCATGAAGGAGCTGGACCTCAACGGCAAGGCCAAGCGCATCGAGGAGATCATGAAGGGTCGCCTCACCGCCATGGCCGAGAAGTTCGACGTCATCGGTGACGTCCGTGGCCGCGGGGCCATGATCGCCATCGAGCTGGTCAAGGACCGTACGACGAAGGAGCCGAACGCGGAGGCCACCGCCGCGCTCGCCAAGGCCTGCCACGCCGAGGGCCTGCTGGTCCTGACCTGTGGCACCTACGGCAACGTGCTGCGCTTCCTGCCCCCGCTGGTCATCGGCGAGGACCTGCTGAACGAGGGCCTCGACATCATCGAGCAGGCCTTCGCGCGCATCTGA